In Anaerolineales bacterium, one DNA window encodes the following:
- a CDS encoding alcohol dehydrogenase catalytic domain-containing protein has translation MAKTMKAAVVEKPNVITIKQVPVPEIGDTDVLIKVKYTGICGTDWSIYTGKYSADKLPLIAGHEFSGVIAQVGKKARGLKEGDRVTADINMSCGICFYCRQGQKLMCRDFHQLGIHVDGTYAEYVKAPFDQVHKLPDSLSFLAGAFIEPVSCVIHSSKAAKVTHGSSVAVIGSGLGVLHGLLARLRGAAPVIVIGHNAKRLAIAKDMGVDVTINIQDGKDPVAEVKRLTDGRGADFVVEAVGTPATYTQAFAMLRPGGTLAAFGICAPDDQIPVKPFDLVLGEMTVVGSCAGVGTDWTDAIALLAAGHIKPESMFSMIVPVEELESALNQLRTDPNLIKVFVSAEISQREILSK, from the coding sequence ATGGCCAAGACAATGAAGGCCGCTGTCGTCGAAAAGCCCAACGTGATCACGATCAAGCAGGTGCCCGTTCCCGAGATCGGCGACACCGACGTCCTGATCAAGGTGAAATACACCGGCATCTGCGGCACCGACTGGAGCATCTATACAGGCAAGTACTCGGCGGACAAGCTTCCCCTTATCGCGGGGCACGAGTTCTCGGGTGTCATCGCGCAGGTCGGGAAGAAAGCCCGGGGGCTGAAGGAGGGAGACAGGGTCACAGCCGACATCAACATGTCGTGCGGCATCTGCTTCTACTGCCGCCAGGGCCAAAAGCTGATGTGCCGCGACTTCCATCAGCTGGGGATCCACGTGGACGGCACGTACGCCGAGTACGTGAAGGCCCCCTTCGACCAGGTGCACAAGCTGCCGGACTCTTTGAGCTTCCTGGCCGGCGCATTCATCGAGCCGGTCTCCTGTGTCATCCATTCCTCGAAAGCTGCGAAGGTGACGCACGGAAGCTCGGTGGCCGTGATCGGCAGCGGCCTGGGCGTGCTGCACGGGCTGCTGGCGCGGCTGCGCGGAGCGGCGCCGGTCATCGTCATCGGCCACAACGCCAAGCGCCTCGCCATCGCGAAGGACATGGGCGTCGACGTAACGATCAATATCCAGGATGGCAAGGACCCGGTGGCCGAGGTGAAAAGACTCACCGACGGCCGCGGCGCGGACTTCGTCGTGGAGGCCGTCGGAACCCCCGCCACCTACACGCAGGCGTTCGCCATGCTGCGTCCCGGCGGGACGCTGGCCGCCTTCGGCATCTGCGCCCCCGACGACCAGATCCCGGTGAAACCCTTCGACCTCGTGCTGGGGGAGATGACGGTGGTGGGTTCCTGCGCCGGGGTGGGAACCGACTGGACGGACGCCATCGCCCTCCTGGCCGCCGGCCACATCAAGCCCGAGAGCATGTTCTCCATGATCGTGCCCGTGGAGGAGCTGGAGAGCGCGCTGAATCAGCTACGCACGGACCCGAATCTCATCAAGGTGTTCGTGTCCGCCGAGATCTCCCAGCGGGAAATCCTTTCAAAGTAG